TGGGTCTCTCTGGCCGGACTGCTCTTCACGATGTGGATTCTGCTGGCGGCCAAGAAGCAGGAACCGATGCCAACGCCGATCGAGCCCCCGCCGACGAGTCCTTATGAGAGCACCGTGGCGGCCTCCGGCATCATCGAAGCGGAGAACGAGAACGTGCGGATCGCCCCGCCGGCCGCCGGCCTGATCACCAAGGTCTTCGTGACAGTCGGCGACCAGGTGGAACTGGACGCCCCGTTGCTCCAACTAGACGACCGGGAATTACGCGCGCAGCTCGCCGTCCGCCAGGCGGCTATTCCTCCGGCGCAGGCGCGGATCGAAGAGCAGCGGAATCGGCTGGAAGACCTCCAGGTTCAGTACAAGCGGCTCCAGGCGGTGCACGACCGCCGGGCGGTCAGCGAGGACGATGTGAAGCGGACCTGGTATGCGATGGAAGCGAACAAGCGGGTGCTGGTGCGGAACGACGCCGACTTGATCCAGGCCGTCGCCCAGCGGGACGAGACCAAGATTTTGCTGGAACGGCTGACGGTGCGCGCCCCCAGAGCCGGGACGATTCTGCAAGTCAACGTGCGCGCCGGCGAGTATGCGACGCCTGGCGCCTCGGAAACGCTGATCCTCCTCGGCGAGACCCAGCGGCTGCAGATCCGCGCCGACGTGGACGAGGTGAACGCACCGCTGGTGAAAGCCGGGAGCCCCGGCGTCGCCTACCTCAAGGGCTCGACGAAGCAGGCGATTCCCCTGACCTTCGCCCGCATCGAGCCCTACATCGTGCCCAAGAAATCCCTGACCGGCGACAACACGGAACGGGTGGATACCCGCGTGCTCCAGATCATCTACCATTTCGCGCGGCCGCCCTTTCCCGTCTATGCCGGTCAGCAGGTGGACGTGTTCATCAAACGGGACGCTGAAGCACCCAAGAGCCAGTGATCTCATACTGCACACCATGACAAGATTTTCAGTTAGAAAACCATTCAGGATGTTCAAAAAGACCGTCATCTCACCCCCCCAGCCTCAAGCGCGCCGAGACGCGCTTCTTGCCCAGGGCGGCCGCAGGGAGCGAGAGCCCCGAGGAGGTACACACCGAGCTTCGCTTGAACCGCTCGCTTCGATCACATGCGAGCGGATAGGTACTTTGCCTTCAGTTTTGCTCTTCGTTGAGGGGAGCGAGCGACTGGGAACAAAGCTGGGGGTCTTTTTCAACATCCTGCTGCTGGCCGGCTGCGTGCAGGGACCCGACTACAAGAAGCCCGACGTGGTTGTGCCCTCCGCGTGGGATGCGATGGAAACCGGCAAGGACCAAGCCGGCGCGCCCATGGCGACCGGCAGACTCCCGGAAGCCCGCTGGTGGCGGGAGTTTCAGAACGAGGAGCTGACCGGTTTGATCGAGCAGGCGCTCGAGCGCAACCACGATGTGCGCCGGGCCGCCTCCCGGGTGATGGAAGGACGAGCCGCCTTGATGGCCGCCGGCGCAGGCCTCTACCCGCAGGTCAACGTGCAGAGCCAATACTCGCGCATCGAGATTTCCAAAAACACCCTGGCCGGACTCGGTCTGGCCTCAGGCCGCGCGGCTCCGCAGACTTTCGCGACACCCGGCACCGGGTTCAACCTCTGGAATGCCGCGG
This genomic window from Nitrospirota bacterium contains:
- a CDS encoding biotin/lipoyl-binding protein, encoding MIVLTRLSVWVSLAGLLFTMWILLAAKKQEPMPTPIEPPPTSPYESTVAASGIIEAENENVRIAPPAAGLITKVFVTVGDQVELDAPLLQLDDRELRAQLAVRQAAIPPAQARIEEQRNRLEDLQVQYKRLQAVHDRRAVSEDDVKRTWYAMEANKRVLVRNDADLIQAVAQRDETKILLERLTVRAPRAGTILQVNVRAGEYATPGASETLILLGETQRLQIRADVDEVNAPLVKAGSPGVAYLKGSTKQAIPLTFARIEPYIVPKKSLTGDNTERVDTRVLQIIYHFARPPFPVYAGQQVDVFIKRDAEAPKSQ